The sequence TGAAGGTGGAGATCGTGGAGAAGCCTTACTCTCGTGGCCCCTCGGGGGCCAAGGGCGTGGGCGAGCTACCCATGGACGTCCCCGCCCCGGCCGTCGCGGCGGCCATCCGCCAGGCCACCGGCCATTGGATCGACGTTCTTCCCATCTTGCCCGAGAGGATCCTCGAGGCCCACCTTCATGGTCCGGTTCCGCGTCAACGGTAAGGGACGGTCCTTCGCGGGCCCTCCCTTTACGCGGCTGATCGACGTCCTGCGGGAGGACTTCGGTTTGACCGGAACCAAGGAGGGCTGCGGGGAGGGGGAGTGCGGGGCCTGCACCGTACTCCTGGACGGGCGGCCCACGAATAGCTGCTTGATTCCGGTGGCCCAGGTGGCGGGGCACCGGGTCGAGACGGTCGAGTCATTGGGAAGACGGGGACGGCTGAGCCCGCTCCAGCAGTCGTTCCTCACCGAGGGCGGGACCCAGTGCGGCATCTGCACTCCGGGCATGCTGATGACGGCCTGGTCCTGGATCCGGGCCGGGGGCGGCGCCGACGAGGCGGCCATCCGCAACCTCCTGGCCGGGAACCTCTGCCGCTGCACGGGCTATCAGCACATCGTCAACGCCGTGGTCCAGGCCGTGAAGGCGCGGAGGCGGAGCGGGCGGAGCCGATGAGGGGCGACCCCCGCTCCATGGAGCTGCTCCAGCCACGCTCGGCGGAGGCGGCGGTGAGGATGAAAGCCGAACACCCCCGCGCGGTGCCTCTCGCCGGAGGCACCGATCTCATGGTGGCCTGGAACGCCGGCCACCTCAACCACCGAACCGTCCTCGATCTGTCGGGTCTCTACGAGTGGAAGAGGATCCGGGAGCTCCCCGGACGTCTGTGGATCGGTGCCCTGGCCACCCACGCCACCATCGGTGAACACCCCGTCGCGAGGTGGAGGCTACCCCTCCTGGTCCAGGCCTGCGCGGTGATCGGCGGGGTCGCGATCCAAAACCGCGGCACCCTGGGCGGCAACCTCGCCAACGCCTCCCCGGCGGGCGACACCTTCCCCCCCCTCGCCGTCTACGATGCGGTCGTGCGGGTGGTGTCGAGGGATGGCCGGCGAACCCTGCCCATAAGCGAGTTCTTCGCGGGGGTCAAGAAGACGCGCCTGGGGCCGGGGGAGCTGATCGAAGCCGTCGAGGTTCCGTTCCTCGAGCGGCGCCCCACCCGCCATCTCTTTCGCAAGGTGGGGACCCGGGCCGCCCAGGCCCTATCCAAGACGGTCGCGGCCGGACTCCTTTGGCGGGGACGGGACCACCGCGTGCGCGAGCTGCGATTCGCCCTGGGCAGCATGGCCCCTACCGTTTGCCGCCTGGCCCAGGTGGAGGCCTTCATCGCCGGCCGGAGGATGACCCCCGAGACGGTGGAGGAGGCCTGCGCGCTCCTGGAACGGGACGTCGCGCCCATCGACGACTTCCGCTCCACGGCGGAGTACCGCCTCCACACGTCCCGGAACCTGTTGCGATCTTTCCTGGAGGAGAAACAGTGATCGGGACCTCGCTCCCCCCGGGGGCCGCGCCGTCGATCCGGGCCCGTCAGGCCCGGCGGCGGTAGGGGGGCGACGCGCAATTGGGCGCCTCCTCCCTGCTCCGACGCCTGCAGCGGCTGATTGGCGAGTACGGCCCGGGGCGGGCGCGGCCCAAGCTTGGGCTGCTGACCGCCCTCGAGAGGCTTGCCCTCCCGCGGGCCCGCGAGGTCTGGCGTCTCCACGAGACCCTTTGCTTCCTGCGGGCCTACCCGGACGACGTGGCCGTCCTGGCCCGAGTGGAGCGGATGCTGGCCCGCTTCGAGAGGCGCCCTGACCTCCGCCGCCACCGCCGCGCCCTTGCCGACACGGGCATCGCGGGCACGTTCATCCGCTATCGGTTCTTCGCGCCCACCGCGAGCTGGCTGGTGCGCCTTTGGGGGGACCGGATCACGATCGACTGGCCGGGGTTCCGGCACCAGGACCGTCTGGAGGCGTTCCTGTCCCTGCTCGCCCTCTATGCTGAGACTCCTGGGTTGGACGAGATTGCTTTCACGGCCCGGGAGTGGATCGAGCGAATGAAGGGGCAGAGGGAGACGGACGCCGCTTTCCTGATTCGGCGCTTCGACGCCTTGCCGGTGGGCCCCTTCGTGCGCGAGAGACTCTACGACGACCTTGATCCGCCGCTTGTCCTGGCTCCCGGCCCCGACACGCCGGCCCGGGGCAGGGAGAAATACCGCCGGGCCCGGTTGACGTTCCAGACCCGGCCCCTCTCCCGGGCGCGTCCGTCCTTGGAGGAGGAGGTCCGGCGGCCGCCCGTGGCCATCCGGCCCCTGTCCCCGCGCGCGGGCCAGGAGCTCATCGACCTGGCCCGGGCCGCCATGGTCACGCGCAGCCGGGACCTGGATGTGTTCTCCTATGCCGACCGGAACGACGTCTGCCTCGTGGACTGCGGCCAGGGCCTCCAATTTGCCGGGTTCGGAGCCATACCCGAGCGGAGGCTGCTCCTGGAGGCGGTCTACGGCTTCCTCACCCTGAAGAATGGAGTGCCTATCGGCTATGTGCTGGCGAGCGCTCTCTATGGCTCCGCGGAGGTGGCCTACAACGTCTTCGACACCTATCGCGGTCAGGAGGCGAGCCTCGTCTACGGGCGTGTGCTGGCCATGTTGGGGCGCCTCTTCGGTGCGGACTCGTTCACGATCGTCCCCTTCCAGCTCGGGCACGAGAACGATGAGGCGCTGCGCTCGGGAGCCTGGTGGTTTTATCAGAAGCTTGGCTTTCGGCCGCGGCACGGGGCCACCCTGCGCCTCATGCGTCAGGAACTACGACGCATGGGGAGGGATCCCGCGCACCGCTCGCCCCGGACCACCCTGGAGAAGTTGTCCACGGAGAACGTGTACCTGGCGGTCGGTCCGATACGGCGGGACGTCCTCGGTCTGCTCCCCCTGGCCGACGTAGGCCTCCGGATCACCCGCTACTTGGCGCGACGCTTCGGCTCCGACCGCGAAGAGGCAGCGCGGGTGTGTGCCGAGGAGGCGGCGGAACGCCTCGGCGTTCGCTCGCGGGCCAGTTTTTCGGCGGGAGAGCGTCTGGCCTGGGAGCGGTGGGGTCCGCTGCTGGCCGTCATGCCCGGCCTCGAGGCCTGGCGTCCGGCCGAGAAGCGGGCGCTCGTGGAGGTGGTGCGGGCGAAGGGCGGGCGGCGTGAGAGCGAGTTCGTCGCTCGCTTCGACCGGCACCGCCGATTGCGGCGGGCGGTGCGGGCTCTTGCCGAGGGCCGAGAGCGGGCCTGAGGAGGTTGTGCACCGTCCCGCCCAGCTACCCCCTCCCCGGGATCTTCTGTAATCTGTGCCCCCGGGATCCGATTTGGGGGACCCCGCGAAGGCGGAGATGAGGAGGTGGGACATGTGGAGGAAGGTGTTGGTGGGCGTGGGCATCGTGGTGGCGGTCGCGGCGTTGGCCGCGATGGCGTTCTCGCAGGCGCAAGAGGATCCTCTGGATCCCCTTCGCGCCGCCGGCGACACGCACAAGCTGGCGCTCGAGAACAAGTTCGTGCGGGTTCTGGACGTCCACATCCCGCCCGGAAAGGTGGAGCCACGGCACCGACATCCCCACGGGATGACCGTCTACTTCACGGATTGGGACGCGAGAGTGACGCCCGACGGCGGCCCCAGTGAAGTCCACCATCGCAAGGCGGGAACCTACCAGTGGAGTGAGGCCGTCACTCACGCCGTCGAGAACGTGGGGCAAGTGGAAGGCCATGTCCTGCGGATCGAGTTGAAGTTCTAGCCGGGAGAGACTACGACCATCGAGGGCCGGTTCTTACCAGGGGTCCCGAAGGGCGCGAGCTCCTGCACCACCGGAAGGTCCAGGCCGGGGTGAATAGCGAGGGAGCACTGTCGCACCCTCCAGAGCTCCTCTGGGGCTAGGCGTCCTCCCGGAGGGCCGGCGCGTCCTTGCGGCGTTTGTCCGGACGGGGACCTAGTGACCGCGCTCGTCCGGCTAGACCGTGGCCGCTCCCGCCAGGGCCTGGTCCAGGATGTCGGCGGCCTGGTCGGCGTCGGCCGCGCTCACGTTGAGGGCGGGGGAGATGCGGAGGACGTTGCCGTAGAGCCCGCCCTTGCCGATGATGAGCCCGCGGTCCTTGGCCGCCTCCATCACCGCCGCCGTGGCCTGGGCGGCCGGCTCCTTGCTCTTCCGGTCCTTGACCAGTTCCACTCCCTGCATCAGGCCCATGCCCCGCACCTCGCCCACCAACGCGTGCTTTTCCTGGAGCTTCTCCAGGCGCGACCGGAGGTGGGCCCCGACCGCGGTTGCGTTGTCCAGGAGGCGATCGCTGGCGATGGCGTCCACCACCGCCTTAGCCGCGACCATGGTCACGGGGTTACCCCCGAACGTGGCGATGGTCAAGCCCTTGAAGGAGTCCGCTACCTCCGCCCGGGCCACGGTGGCCCCGATGGGGTGACCGTTGGCCAGACTCTTGGCGGCCACAATGATGTCCGGCTTCACGCCGTATTGCTCGATCCCGAACCACTTGCCGCCCGTCCGCCCCCACCCGGTCTGGACCTCGTCCGCAATGTAGAGGCCCTCGTGCTTGCGCACGATCTCCGCCACGATACCCGGGTACTCCTTGGGAGGGGTGATGAAGCCACCCACCCCCAGGATGGGCTCCGCGATGAAGGCGGCGGGGCGCCCCGAGGTCGTGGTGCGGATGACGTCGGCCACATCCTCCGCACAGGCAA is a genomic window of Vicinamibacteria bacterium containing:
- a CDS encoding (2Fe-2S)-binding protein, with the translated sequence MVRFRVNGKGRSFAGPPFTRLIDVLREDFGLTGTKEGCGEGECGACTVLLDGRPTNSCLIPVAQVAGHRVETVESLGRRGRLSPLQQSFLTEGGTQCGICTPGMLMTAWSWIRAGGGADEAAIRNLLAGNLCRCTGYQHIVNAVVQAVKARRRSGRSR
- a CDS encoding xanthine dehydrogenase family protein subunit M, which produces MRGDPRSMELLQPRSAEAAVRMKAEHPRAVPLAGGTDLMVAWNAGHLNHRTVLDLSGLYEWKRIRELPGRLWIGALATHATIGEHPVARWRLPLLVQACAVIGGVAIQNRGTLGGNLANASPAGDTFPPLAVYDAVVRVVSRDGRRTLPISEFFAGVKKTRLGPGELIEAVEVPFLERRPTRHLFRKVGTRAAQALSKTVAAGLLWRGRDHRVRELRFALGSMAPTVCRLAQVEAFIAGRRMTPETVEEACALLERDVAPIDDFRSTAEYRLHTSRNLLRSFLEEKQ
- a CDS encoding aspartate aminotransferase family protein gives rise to the protein MDSKEIIEKYRKLLYGLGTYYKEPLPFVRGEGKWLWDAEGKKYLDFFGGIVTVSLGHCEPRVVAAIEKQIRTLQHVSTLFPTVPIVELAETLVDLFPGHKPAKVFFTNSGTEAIETAILTARVHTQRTEIIGLRHGYHGRSMLSMSLTAHAGWRLGGVHDPSIRHAVAPYCYRCPLKLSYPECGVACAEDVADVIRTTTSGRPAAFIAEPILGVGGFITPPKEYPGIVAEIVRKHEGLYIADEVQTGWGRTGGKWFGIEQYGVKPDIIVAAKSLANGHPIGATVARAEVADSFKGLTIATFGGNPVTMVAAKAVVDAIASDRLLDNATAVGAHLRSRLEKLQEKHALVGEVRGMGLMQGVELVKDRKSKEPAAQATAAVMEAAKDRGLIIGKGGLYGNVLRISPALNVSAADADQAADILDQALAGAATV